A region from the Coffea eugenioides isolate CCC68of chromosome 9, Ceug_1.0, whole genome shotgun sequence genome encodes:
- the LOC113782747 gene encoding protein SRG1-like isoform X1, which produces MESGMINLGSSLKVPYVQELAKEKFASVPPRYIRPDPTKIHGVSTEEVPVIDMQRLLSDESVNPELEKLHFACKEWGFFQLINHGASSSLVDKLKLEMQKFFNLTIEEKKRFAQEPGDVEGYGQAFVVSEEQKLDWGDMFFMVTLPTHLRKPHLLPNLPLPFRETLDQYSRELKILAIKVLEQMTKALGMKLEDMTMLFQEGMQSMRMNYYPPCPQPELVRGIRPHSDATGLTILRQVNEVEGLQIKKAGAWVPVVPLPNAFIVNVGDILEIVTNGIYKSVEHRATVNLHNERLSIATFFSPKLDGDMGPAPSLITPENPAIFRRISMIEYLKVFFSRELDGKSFVNAMRTQIEDF; this is translated from the exons ATGGAATCTGGTATGATAAACTTGGGAAGCTCTCTAAAGGTACCCTATGTTCAGGAGTTGGCTAAGGAGAAATTTGCATCAGTTCCACCCCGATACATACGACCTgatccaaccaaaattcacgGGGTCTCCACAGAGGAAGTCCCAGTAATTGACATGCAAAGGTTGCTTTCTGATGAATCAGTGAATCCAGAGCTTGAAAAGTTGCATTTTGCCTGCAAAGAATGGGGCTTCTTCCAG CTGATTAATCATGGAGCGAGCTCTTCATTAGTGGACAAACTGAAACTAGAGAtgcaaaagtttttcaatttgacGATTGAAGAGAAGAAGAGATTTGCCCAAGAACCGGGCGATGTAGAAGGATATGGACAGGCCTTTGTTGTATCGGAGGAACAAAAACTTGACTGGGGTGACATGTTTTTCATGGTCACTCTGCCAACTCACTTGAGAAAACCTCATTTACTTCCCAACCTTCCTCTTCCATTCAG AGAAACTCTAGATCAGTACTCAAGGGAATTGAAAATCCTTGCCATCAAGGTCCTTGAGCAAATGACAAAAGCATTAGGAATGAAGCTTGAAGATATGACAATGCTTTTTCAAGAAGGGATGCAATCAATGAGGATGAACTATTATCCTCCATGTCCCCAACCTGAGCTAGTGAGGGGCATTCGCCCCCACTCCGATGCTACTGGGCTTACCATATTACGTCAAGTCAATGAAGTGGAAGGCCTCCAAATCAAAAAGGCTGGAGCATGGGTTCCTGTTGTACCACTTCCTAATGCATTCATAGTCAATGTTGGAGACATTTTAGAG ATTGTGACAAATGGGATTTACAAGAGTGTTGAGCATCGGGCAACTGTGAATTTGCACAACGAAAGGCTTTCCATTGCGACGTTCTTTTCCCCAAAACTGGATGGTGACATGGGTCCAGCGCCAAGTCTTATCACCCCTGAAAATCCAGCAATTTTCAGAAGAATTAGTATGATTGAGTATTTAAAAGTGTTTTTTTCCCGTGAATTAGATGGGAAATCATTCGTTAACGCAATGAGGACCCAAATTGAAGACTTTTAG
- the LOC113782747 gene encoding protein SRG1-like isoform X2, whose product MESGMINLGSSLKVPYVQELAKEKFASVPPRYIRPDPTKIHGVSTEEVPVIDMQRLLSDESVNPELEKLHFACKEWGFFQLINHGASSSLVDKLKLEMQKFFNLTIEEKKRFAQEPGDVEGYGQAFVVSEEQKLDWGDMFFMVTLPTHLRKPHLLPNLPLPFRETLDQYSRELKILAIKVLEQMTKALGMKLEDMTMLFQEGMQSMRMNYYPPCPQPELVRGIRPHSDATGLTILRQVNEVEGLQIKKAGAWVPVVPLPNAFIVNVGDILEIITNGAYKSVEHRAIVNSQKERLSIATFTFPKLDGDLGPTPSLITPENPAKFSRVLMVDYLKRLFSRELDGKSYIDTMRI is encoded by the exons ATGGAATCTGGTATGATAAACTTGGGAAGCTCTCTAAAGGTACCCTATGTTCAGGAGTTGGCTAAGGAGAAATTTGCATCAGTTCCACCCCGATACATACGACCTgatccaaccaaaattcacgGGGTCTCCACAGAGGAAGTCCCAGTAATTGACATGCAAAGGTTGCTTTCTGATGAATCAGTGAATCCAGAGCTTGAAAAGTTGCATTTTGCCTGCAAAGAATGGGGCTTCTTCCAG CTGATTAATCATGGAGCGAGCTCTTCATTAGTGGACAAACTGAAACTAGAGAtgcaaaagtttttcaatttgacGATTGAAGAGAAGAAGAGATTTGCCCAAGAACCGGGCGATGTAGAAGGATATGGACAGGCCTTTGTTGTATCGGAGGAACAAAAACTTGACTGGGGTGACATGTTTTTCATGGTCACTCTGCCAACTCACTTGAGAAAACCTCATTTACTTCCCAACCTTCCTCTTCCATTCAG AGAAACTCTAGATCAGTACTCAAGGGAATTGAAAATCCTTGCCATCAAGGTCCTTGAGCAAATGACAAAAGCATTAGGAATGAAGCTTGAAGATATGACAATGCTTTTTCAAGAAGGGATGCAATCAATGAGGATGAACTATTATCCTCCATGTCCCCAACCTGAGCTAGTGAGGGGCATTCGCCCCCACTCCGATGCTACTGGGCTTACCATATTACGTCAAGTCAATGAAGTGGAAGGCCTCCAAATCAAAAAGGCTGGAGCATGGGTTCCTGTTGTACCACTTCCTAATGCATTCATAGTCAATGTTGGAGACATTTTAGAG ATTATAACCAATGGAGCTTACAAGAGTGTGGAGCATCGAGCAATTGTAAACTCACAAAAGGAAAGACTTTCTATTGCTACGTTTACTTTCCCAAAATTGGATGGTGATCTAGGTCCAACACCAAGTCTCATCACTCCTGAAAATCCAGCAAAGTTTAGCAGAGTCCTCATGGTGGACTATTTGAAAAGACTATTTTCTCGTGAATTAGATGGGAAATCATATATCGATACCATGCGAATTTAA
- the LOC113782528 gene encoding gibberellin 20 oxidase 2-like, with translation MGLVREGDNGWEVVPPGPLRAPPRSSFARSSADGGDPGLSTSDPTPGADDWLQLRMTVELLETRVTHIDVNLHNMVQNLAAFMHHAGLAPQLEGKHGSGVGGIDEVLIARYLSIFLQMFLVLLRRESLQEYSIELKSLALKILNLIAKALGMKHEEIEVLLEEGLQSMRLTYYPLCPQLELVTGLCHHSDPVSLAILLQINDVQGLQITENEAWVPVIPLPNAFIVNVGDILEISGGVRCIFLRFKVVKYEYLQIQGSGEQNGE, from the exons ATGGGCTTGGTTCGGGAAGGTGACAACGGGTGGGAGGTTGTTCCCCCAGGACCGCTTCGCGCCCCCCCTCGGTCATCTTTTGCCCGCTCCTCCGCTGATGGCGGTGACCCCGGCCTGTCTACCTCCGATCCTACCCCAGGGGCTGACGATTGGCTCCAACTTCGGATGACGGTTGAGCTACTGGAGACTCGAGTGACCCACATTGACGTCAACTTGCATAACATGGTGCAGAATTTGGCAGCATTTATGCACCATGCAGGCCTTGCTCCTCA acttgagggcaagcatggttCAGGTGTGGGCGGAATTGATgaggtgttaatt gcacGATACCTATCAATATTCCTTCAAATGTTCTTGGTTCTACTACGTAGGGAAAGTCTTCAAGAGTACTCTATAGAGCTCAAAAGTCTTGCCTTGAAGATTCTCAACCTAATAGCAAAAGCATTAGGAATGAagcatgaagaaattgaagtgctTTTAGAAGAAGGGTTGCAATCCATGAGGCTCACTTACTATCCTCTATGTCCTCAACTTGAACTGGTCACAGGCCTCTGCCATCACTCTGATCCAGTTAGCCTCGCCATTTTACTTCAAATCAACGATGTACAAGGTCTCCAAATCACGGAAAATGAAGCTTGGGTTCCCGTTATTCCACTGCCTAATGCTTTTATAGTCAACGTTGGTGATATCCTAGAG ATTTCTGGTGGTGTGAGGTGCATATTTTTAAGGTTTAAGGTGGTAAAGTATGAGTACCTCCAAATCCAAGGCTCAGGAGAACAAAATGGTGAATAA